From the genome of Equus asinus isolate D_3611 breed Donkey chromosome 24, EquAss-T2T_v2, whole genome shotgun sequence, one region includes:
- the LOC106847088 gene encoding amine sulfotransferase-like, translated as MDNTDAYLLNFKGCYFERSFVDVDLLENLDDFEIRDDDVFIITYPKSGTIWTQQILSLIYFEGHRNRTEMVDTIDRVPFLEYNVHKMDHQKRPSPRLFSSHLPYYLAPKGLKNKRAKILYVYRNPKDVLISYFHFSNLLVTLEATDNIEQFMKRFLDGKVIGSLWFDHIRGWYEHKHDFNILFMMYEEMKKDLRSSVLKISSFLEKELSEEDLEAVVRKATFQNMKFDPQANYDHVIKHEIGTRTNEGYFLRKGTIGDWKNHLTVEQNERFDRIFQRKMKDFPLKFIWDINEE; from the exons ATGGACAACACAGATGCATATTTATTGAACTTTAAAGGCTGTTATTTTGAACGTTCTTTTGTTGATGTTGACCTACTAGAAAATCTAGATGATTTTGAAATTAGAGATGATGATGTCTTCATAATTACCTATCCAAAATCTG GTACCATCTGGACTCAGCAGATATTAAGCTTGATTTATTTTGAGGGACATCGTAACAGAACTGAAATGGTGGACACAATTGATAGAGTCCCCTTCCTCGAATACAATGTACACAAAATGGACCATCAGAAGAGACCATCACCTCGCctcttctcttcccacctcccatATTATTTAGCACCAAAAGGTCTCAAGAACAAAAGAGCTAAA ATTCTTTACGTCTACAGAAACCCCAAGGATGTTTTGATctcatattttcacttttcaaatttGTTGGTTACATTAGAAGCTACAGATAACATAGAACAGTTCATGAAAAGGTTTCTAGATGGAAAAG TGATAGGAAGCCTTTGGTTTGATCACATCAGAGGCTGGTATGAGCACAAACATGACTTCAATATTCTGTTCATGATGTATGAGGAGATGAAGAAG GATCTCAGAAGTTCTGTGCTTAAAATCAGCAGCTTTCTTGAGAAAGAACTGAGTGAAGAGGACCTGGAAGCTGTTGTGAGAAAGGCTACATTTCAGAACATGAAGTTTGATCCACAAGCAAATTATGATCATGTTATAAAACATGAAATCGGGACAAGAACAAATGAGGGCTATTTCCTGCGCAAAG GTACCATCGGAGACTGGAAAAATCACTTGACTGTGGAGCAAAATGAGAGATTCGACAGAATATTCCAAAGGAAGATGAAAGATTTTCCCTTGAAGTTCATCTGGGATATAAATGAGGAGTAG